In Jejubacter calystegiae, the following are encoded in one genomic region:
- a CDS encoding YibL family ribosome-associated protein, with the protein MSKEIEKNEIKRLSDRLDALRHQQAELSLVEQAEKYAQNEKEIATLESEIARLNAVRHQKLSKEAQKLMKMPFRRAITKKEQADMGKLKKSVRGLVVVHPMTALGREMELTEMTGFARTSF; encoded by the coding sequence ATGTCAAAAGAGATCGAAAAGAACGAAATTAAACGCCTGAGCGACCGCCTTGATGCCCTGCGCCATCAGCAGGCCGAGCTGTCACTGGTCGAGCAAGCGGAAAAGTACGCTCAGAACGAAAAAGAGATAGCCACACTGGAAAGTGAAATCGCGCGTCTGAACGCGGTGCGCCACCAGAAGCTCAGTAAGGAAGCGCAAAAGCTGATGAAAATGCCCTTCCGCCGCGCCATCACCAAAAAAGAGCAGGCCGATATGGGTAAGCTGAAAAAGAGCGTACGCGGTCTGGTCGTGGTACACCCCATGACCGCTCTGGGCCGCGAGATGGAGCTCACAGAGATGACCGGTTTCGCTCGCACCTCATTCTGA
- the rhaB gene encoding rhamnulokinase, with protein MTVRHCVAVDLGASSGRVMLARYSRTERSLELREIHRFANCLRQVDGTDCWDVDTLETEIRTGLRKVCEEQTIRPDSIGIDTWGVDFVLIDDNGERVGLPVSYRDNRTDGVMARAVEQLGREEIYRRSGIQFLPFNTLYQFRALSEQRPDLVEKAAHALLIPDYFCYRLTGEMNWEYTNATTTQLVNINTDNWDDRLLEWAGVPRRWFGTPGHPGNAIGHWICPQGNQIPVVSVATHDTASAVLAAPLEDGDAAYLSSGTWSLMGFESKSPYTSDQALAANITNEGGAEGRYRVLKNIMGLWLLQRVLREQKVSDLGSLIDHARQIPACTFTINPNDDRFINPDNMSQEIQAACRESGQPVPNSDAELARCIFDSLALLYAKVLDELAALRGRPFTRLHIVGGGCQNELLNQLCADACGIPVLAGPVEASTLGNIGCQLMALDEVADVDEFRRLVAQSHTLIPFNPDSNSEIARYVAQFQPQRQNKELCA; from the coding sequence ATGACTGTTCGCCATTGTGTCGCCGTTGATTTGGGCGCCTCCAGCGGTCGCGTAATGCTGGCCCGCTATAGCCGAACTGAACGCAGCCTGGAACTCAGGGAGATCCATCGCTTTGCCAACTGCCTGCGCCAGGTTGACGGCACCGACTGCTGGGATGTGGATACCCTGGAAACGGAGATCCGTACCGGCCTGCGCAAGGTGTGCGAAGAGCAGACTATTCGCCCGGACAGCATCGGCATTGATACCTGGGGCGTGGACTTTGTTCTTATCGACGACAACGGCGAGCGTGTGGGACTGCCGGTTTCCTATCGGGACAACCGCACCGATGGCGTCATGGCCCGCGCCGTGGAGCAACTGGGCCGCGAAGAGATTTACCGCCGTTCCGGTATTCAGTTCCTGCCCTTTAACACTCTCTATCAGTTCCGGGCGCTGAGCGAACAGCGGCCTGATCTGGTAGAGAAAGCGGCCCATGCCCTGCTGATCCCCGATTATTTCTGCTACCGCCTGACCGGCGAGATGAACTGGGAATATACCAACGCCACCACCACCCAACTGGTGAACATCAACACCGATAATTGGGACGATCGCCTGCTGGAATGGGCTGGCGTTCCGCGCCGCTGGTTCGGCACGCCGGGCCACCCGGGTAACGCCATTGGCCACTGGATCTGCCCTCAGGGCAATCAGATTCCGGTGGTATCGGTGGCGACCCACGACACCGCCAGCGCGGTACTCGCCGCGCCGCTGGAAGATGGCGATGCCGCATACCTCTCTTCCGGCACCTGGTCGCTGATGGGCTTTGAGAGCAAAAGCCCATACACCAGCGACCAGGCGCTGGCCGCCAATATCACTAATGAAGGCGGCGCCGAAGGGCGCTACCGGGTACTGAAAAACATCATGGGGCTGTGGCTGCTACAGCGAGTCCTGCGCGAACAGAAGGTCAGCGATCTGGGGAGTCTTATCGACCACGCCCGCCAGATCCCGGCCTGCACCTTTACTATCAACCCCAACGACGACCGTTTTATTAATCCGGACAACATGAGCCAGGAGATTCAGGCCGCCTGCCGTGAGAGCGGGCAGCCGGTTCCCAACAGCGATGCCGAACTGGCGCGCTGTATCTTCGACAGTCTGGCGCTGCTGTACGCCAAAGTGCTGGATGAACTGGCGGCGCTGCGTGGCCGTCCCTTTACCCGGTTGCATATCGTCGGTGGCGGCTGCCAGAACGAACTGCTCAACCAACTGTGCGCCGATGCCTGCGGTATTCCGGTACTGGCCGGTCCGGTAGAAGCCTCGACCCTTGGCAATATCGGCTGCCAGCTGATGGCGCTGGATGAGGTCGCCGATGTGGACGAGTTCCGCCGCCTGGTGGCCCAGAGCCACACCCTGATCCCTTTTAATCCCGATTCGAACAGTGAAATTGCCCGCTACGTTGCGCAGTTTCAGCCACAACGTCAAAACAAGGAGCTTTGCGCATGA
- the fucO gene encoding lactaldehyde reductase, translated as MSFMLALPKISLHGAGAIGDMVKMVAGKNWGKALIVTDAQLVKLGLLDSLFSALEGHGLTWHLFDGVFPNPTETLVQSGYREYQEAHCDYLIAFGGGSPIDTAKAIKILTANPGPSTAYSGVGKVTHPGVPLVAINTTAGTAAEMTSNAVITDSAHQVKEVIIDTNIIPDIAVDDASVMLGIPPDVTAATGMDALTHAVEAVVSVGAHPLTDANALEAIRIISQWLPVAVAEGHNLEAREMMAYGQYLAGMAFNSAGLGLVHAMAHQPGATHNLPHGVCNAILLPVVENFNRPQAPARFARIARAMGVHTQGMDDDRASQAAIDAIRALSEKVGIPSGFRELGISEADIEGWLDKALADPCAPCNPRIASRDEVRALYLEAL; from the coding sequence ATGAGCTTTATGCTGGCACTGCCGAAAATCAGCCTGCACGGCGCAGGCGCTATCGGCGATATGGTAAAGATGGTCGCCGGAAAGAACTGGGGCAAGGCGCTGATCGTCACCGACGCACAGCTGGTGAAACTGGGTCTACTCGACAGCCTGTTCAGCGCGTTGGAGGGCCACGGCCTGACCTGGCATCTGTTTGACGGCGTATTCCCCAACCCCACGGAAACCCTGGTGCAAAGCGGCTACCGGGAATACCAGGAAGCCCACTGCGACTACCTGATCGCCTTCGGCGGCGGTAGCCCCATCGATACCGCCAAAGCCATTAAGATCCTGACCGCTAACCCGGGCCCCTCCACCGCCTATTCTGGCGTGGGTAAAGTGACCCACCCCGGCGTACCGCTGGTCGCCATTAATACCACCGCAGGCACCGCCGCCGAAATGACCAGCAACGCCGTTATTACCGACAGCGCACACCAGGTAAAAGAGGTGATTATCGACACCAACATCATCCCGGATATCGCCGTGGATGATGCCAGCGTGATGCTGGGGATTCCACCGGACGTTACCGCCGCCACCGGGATGGACGCCCTGACCCACGCTGTCGAAGCCGTGGTTTCGGTCGGCGCGCATCCGCTCACCGATGCCAATGCGCTGGAAGCCATCCGCATTATCAGCCAGTGGCTGCCTGTCGCAGTCGCAGAGGGCCACAATCTGGAAGCCCGCGAGATGATGGCCTATGGCCAGTATCTGGCGGGTATGGCCTTTAACAGCGCCGGTCTGGGGCTGGTACACGCCATGGCCCACCAGCCGGGCGCCACCCACAACCTGCCCCACGGCGTCTGTAATGCCATTCTGCTACCAGTGGTGGAAAACTTTAACCGTCCGCAGGCGCCTGCCCGCTTTGCCCGTATCGCCAGGGCCATGGGGGTTCATACCCAGGGGATGGACGACGATCGGGCGAGCCAGGCGGCTATCGACGCCATTCGCGCACTGTCGGAAAAAGTGGGCATTCCCTCTGGTTTCCGCGAGTTGGGTATCAGCGAAGCGGATATCGAAGGCTGGCTGGATAAAGCCCTGGCCGA
- the rhaA gene encoding L-rhamnose isomerase, with amino-acid sequence MTTPIEQAWGLAKERFAAVGVDVEAALRQLDRLPVSMHCWQGDDVAGFENPEGQLTGGIQATGNYPGKARNATELRADLEQALSLIPGPKRLNLHAIYLESDSHVDRDQIKPEHFKNWVEWAKANQLGLDFNPSCFSHPLSADGFTLSHADDKIRQFWIDHCKASRRVSAYFGEQLGTPSVMNIWVPDGMKDITVDRLGPRRRLMEALDEIISEKLNPAHHIDAVESKLFGIGAESYTVGSNEFYMGYATSRQTALCLDAGHFHPTEVISDKISSAMLYVPRLLLHVSRPVRWDSDHVVLLDDETQAIASEIIRHDLFDRVHIGLDFFDASINRIAAWVIGTRNMKKALLRALLEPTARLRELELDGDYTARLALLEEQKSLPWQAVWEVYCQRHDTPAGSEWLDKVRGYEQDVLRQRG; translated from the coding sequence ATGACTACCCCCATCGAACAGGCCTGGGGCCTGGCTAAAGAGCGTTTCGCCGCCGTCGGCGTTGATGTCGAAGCGGCACTGCGCCAGCTGGATCGCCTGCCGGTTTCTATGCACTGCTGGCAGGGTGACGATGTCGCCGGTTTTGAAAACCCCGAAGGCCAGCTTACCGGCGGCATTCAGGCCACCGGTAACTATCCGGGTAAAGCGCGCAACGCCACCGAACTGCGCGCCGACCTGGAACAGGCCCTGAGCCTGATTCCGGGGCCGAAGCGCCTGAACCTGCACGCTATCTATCTGGAAAGCGATAGCCATGTCGATCGCGACCAGATCAAGCCGGAACACTTTAAGAACTGGGTGGAGTGGGCCAAAGCCAACCAACTGGGGCTGGACTTCAACCCCTCTTGCTTTTCACACCCGCTGAGCGCTGACGGTTTTACCCTGTCCCACGCCGACGACAAAATCCGTCAGTTCTGGATCGATCACTGTAAGGCCAGCCGCCGCGTATCCGCATACTTCGGTGAACAGTTAGGCACGCCGTCCGTCATGAATATCTGGGTACCGGACGGCATGAAGGACATCACCGTAGATCGCCTGGGGCCGCGCCGCCGCCTGATGGAAGCGCTGGACGAAATTATCAGCGAGAAGCTGAACCCGGCACACCATATAGACGCGGTAGAAAGCAAGCTGTTCGGCATTGGCGCCGAAAGCTACACCGTCGGCTCCAACGAGTTTTATATGGGCTACGCCACCAGCCGCCAGACTGCGCTCTGCCTGGATGCCGGTCACTTCCACCCCACCGAGGTGATCTCCGACAAGATCTCCAGCGCCATGCTTTATGTACCGCGCCTGCTGCTGCACGTCAGCCGCCCGGTTCGCTGGGACAGCGACCACGTGGTACTGCTGGACGACGAAACCCAGGCCATCGCCAGCGAAATTATCCGCCACGACCTGTTCGACCGGGTGCATATCGGTCTGGACTTCTTCGATGCGTCCATCAACCGCATCGCCGCCTGGGTTATCGGCACCCGCAATATGAAGAAAGCGCTGCTGCGCGCCCTGCTGGAACCGACCGCCAGACTGCGCGAACTGGAACTGGACGGCGACTACACCGCCCGTCTGGCACTGCTGGAAGAGCAGAAGTCGCTGCCGTGGCAGGCGGTCTGGGAAGTTTACTGCCAGCGTCACGACACCCCGGCCGGTAGCGAATGGCTGGATAAGGTCCGCGGCTATGAGCAGGACGTATTGCGTCAGCGTGGGTGA
- the rhaD gene encoding rhamnulose-1-phosphate aldolase, whose amino-acid sequence MQNILNAWFVLGMIKATSDAWLKGWDERNGGNLTLRLDAADIEPYHADFHAQPRYIALSQPMPELAGMPFIVTGSGKFFRNVQLDPAANLGVVQVDNDGAGYHILWGLENDAVPTSELPAHFLSHSARIKATNGQDRVIMHCHATNLIALTYVLENDSDVFTRKLWEGSTECLVVFPDGVGILPWMVPGTDEIGQATADEMAHRSLVLWPFHGVFGSGPTLDETFGLIDTAEKSAQVLVKVESMGGMKQTISRDDLIALAKRFGVTPLQSAIDL is encoded by the coding sequence ATGCAGAACATCCTCAACGCCTGGTTTGTCCTGGGCATGATCAAGGCCACTTCCGATGCCTGGCTGAAAGGCTGGGACGAACGTAACGGCGGCAACCTGACGCTGCGCCTGGACGCTGCCGACATTGAGCCATACCATGCTGACTTCCACGCACAGCCGCGCTACATCGCCCTGAGCCAGCCAATGCCGGAGCTTGCCGGCATGCCCTTTATCGTCACCGGCTCCGGCAAGTTTTTCCGTAACGTGCAGCTCGATCCCGCCGCCAACCTGGGAGTGGTACAGGTAGACAACGACGGCGCCGGTTACCACATCCTGTGGGGCCTGGAAAATGACGCAGTTCCCACATCTGAACTCCCGGCCCACTTCCTGTCACATTCCGCGCGCATCAAAGCTACCAACGGCCAGGATCGCGTTATTATGCACTGCCACGCCACCAACCTGATCGCCCTGACCTACGTACTGGAAAACGACAGTGACGTCTTTACCCGCAAACTGTGGGAAGGCAGCACTGAGTGTCTGGTGGTCTTCCCGGACGGAGTGGGCATTTTGCCCTGGATGGTCCCCGGCACCGATGAGATAGGCCAGGCGACCGCCGATGAAATGGCGCACCGTTCGCTGGTGCTCTGGCCGTTCCACGGCGTCTTCGGCAGCGGTCCGACGCTGGACGAAACCTTTGGCCTTATCGACACCGCAGAAAAATCGGCCCAGGTGCTGGTAAAGGTCGAGTCGATGGGCGGAATGAAACAGACTATCAGCCGCGACGATCTTATCGCGCTGGCTAAACGCTTTGGCGTAACGCCGCTGCAGAGCGCTATCGATCTCTGA
- the yiiM gene encoding 6-hydroxyaminopurine reductase encodes MHYPVQVYTGKVRDYPGGRPSAIEKYQVDGELMLTPTGLSGDCQAERKYHGGPDRALCHYPREHYDDWALAFPEQAERFNAPGFGENLSTTGLTEQNTFIGDVWRWGDALIQVTQPRSPCFKLNFHFEIEDLSQLMQQNGKTGWLYRVIASGAVSADAPLELVSRLSDISVHEAGVIAWHQPFDDEQYHRLLSAAGLSASWTQTLQNRRISGGIEGFSRRLFGR; translated from the coding sequence ATGCACTATCCCGTGCAGGTCTATACAGGAAAGGTTCGCGACTATCCGGGCGGACGTCCCAGCGCTATCGAAAAATATCAGGTTGATGGCGAACTGATGCTGACGCCGACGGGGCTTTCTGGCGACTGTCAGGCAGAGCGCAAATACCACGGAGGCCCTGACCGCGCGCTGTGCCACTATCCCCGCGAACACTACGATGACTGGGCGCTGGCTTTTCCCGAGCAGGCTGAACGCTTTAACGCGCCGGGCTTCGGTGAAAACCTCTCTACCACCGGGCTGACGGAGCAGAACACCTTCATTGGCGACGTATGGCGCTGGGGAGATGCGTTGATTCAGGTCACCCAGCCGCGTTCCCCCTGTTTTAAGCTCAACTTCCATTTTGAGATAGAAGATTTATCGCAGCTAATGCAGCAAAACGGGAAAACCGGCTGGCTGTATCGGGTGATTGCATCGGGGGCTGTGAGTGCCGATGCCCCGCTGGAACTGGTATCGCGGCTGAGCGATATCAGCGTGCATGAGGCGGGCGTCATCGCCTGGCATCAACCTTTCGACGATGAGCAGTATCATCGCTTGTTGAGCGCCGCCGGGCTGTCGGCCAGTTGGACGCAGACCCTGCAAAATCGCCGAATTTCCGGCGGAATAGAAGGCTTTTCGCGGCGGTTATTCGGTCGCTGA
- the rhaS gene encoding HTH-type transcriptional activator RhaS, whose amino-acid sequence MTVLHSSDFFSSGRVPVAIEPRIPQSAFPEHHHDFYEIVIVEQGTGTHIFNGQPYTLSGGSVCFVRDHDRHLFEHTENLCLTNVLYRAPDAFNFLSGVEQLLPQERDGYYPSHWRVNPDALKQVRQLIASLERPGGEEGEAHDVASREILFMQLLVLLRQSCRSDGDGESPGHLNQLLSWLEAHFAEEICWEALADRFTLSLRTLHRQIKQRTGLTPQRYLTRLRLMRALHLLRHSEESVTGIAFQCGFGDSNHFSTLFKREFHWSPRDVRQGRDVQLQ is encoded by the coding sequence ATGACGGTACTGCACAGCTCGGACTTTTTCTCTTCCGGTCGGGTTCCTGTGGCGATTGAGCCCCGGATACCGCAGTCCGCGTTCCCGGAGCATCATCATGATTTCTATGAGATTGTTATTGTTGAACAGGGGACCGGCACCCATATCTTCAACGGCCAGCCCTATACTCTGAGCGGCGGTTCGGTCTGTTTTGTGCGCGACCACGATCGTCATCTGTTCGAACATACCGAAAACCTGTGCCTGACCAACGTGCTCTATCGTGCGCCGGACGCCTTTAACTTTCTTTCTGGCGTTGAACAGCTGCTGCCGCAGGAGCGTGACGGTTACTATCCTTCCCACTGGCGGGTAAACCCCGATGCGCTGAAGCAGGTGCGGCAGTTGATTGCCAGTCTGGAACGGCCCGGCGGCGAAGAGGGAGAGGCGCACGATGTTGCCAGCCGCGAGATCCTGTTTATGCAACTGCTGGTGCTGCTGCGTCAGAGTTGCCGCAGCGACGGTGATGGCGAAAGTCCAGGCCACCTGAATCAGCTGCTTTCGTGGCTGGAGGCGCATTTCGCTGAAGAGATCTGTTGGGAAGCGCTGGCCGACAGGTTTACTTTGTCGCTGCGTACGCTGCACCGCCAGATTAAGCAGCGCACCGGCCTGACCCCCCAGCGCTATCTGACCCGTCTGCGTCTGATGCGCGCCCTGCACCTGCTGCGCCATAGCGAAGAGAGCGTCACTGGCATCGCCTTCCAGTGCGGCTTTGGCGACAGCAACCACTTTTCCACGCTGTTTAAGCGGGAATTTCACTGGTCGCCGCGCGATGTGCGCCAGGGGCGCGATGTCCAACTTCAGTAA
- the rhaR gene encoding HTH-type transcriptional activator RhaR: MAGLTLHKTDFFAFSTQSVAVADRYPQSVFAEHTHDFCELVVVWRGNGLHVLNGRPYRITRGDLFYIRADDCHSYASVNDLVLQNIIWCPERFRLRVNWDEMIPNMAQQRAWRLSSQGMSQARQVIGQLELESARRDTLSQSMAETLFLQILLLLQRHRYLPEQIEGQETEGGALDRLITALAGSLSAPFDLEAFCAVQQCSVRTLRQQFRQQTGMTVGQYLRQLRICHAQYLLRHTAMRISEVAMQCGFEDSNYFSVVFTRESGASPSQWRQREEGSASEPVLTRAGL, translated from the coding sequence GTGGCCGGTCTGACCCTTCACAAGACGGATTTTTTCGCGTTTTCCACCCAGTCGGTGGCGGTGGCGGACCGTTATCCCCAGAGCGTTTTTGCTGAACATACCCATGACTTTTGCGAGCTGGTGGTGGTCTGGCGCGGCAACGGTTTGCACGTGCTGAACGGGCGACCATACCGCATTACCCGCGGCGATCTGTTCTATATTCGCGCCGACGATTGCCACAGCTATGCCTCGGTTAACGATCTGGTATTGCAGAACATAATCTGGTGTCCGGAGCGGTTCCGGCTGCGCGTTAACTGGGACGAGATGATTCCCAATATGGCGCAGCAGCGGGCCTGGCGGCTGAGCAGCCAGGGGATGAGCCAGGCGCGTCAGGTGATCGGCCAGTTGGAGCTGGAAAGCGCCCGACGCGATACGCTGTCGCAGTCGATGGCGGAAACCCTGTTTTTGCAGATTTTGCTGCTCCTGCAACGTCACCGTTATTTGCCAGAGCAGATTGAAGGCCAGGAAACCGAAGGCGGCGCGCTGGATCGGCTCATTACCGCACTGGCGGGGAGTTTGAGCGCCCCTTTCGATCTGGAGGCTTTCTGCGCCGTGCAGCAGTGCAGCGTGCGTACTCTGCGTCAGCAGTTCCGCCAGCAGACGGGCATGACCGTGGGCCAGTATCTGCGCCAGTTACGCATCTGCCATGCCCAGTACCTGCTGCGCCATACTGCTATGCGAATCAGCGAAGTGGCGATGCAGTGTGGTTTTGAAGACAGTAACTACTTTTCGGTGGTCTTTACCCGGGAGAGTGGGGCTTCGCCAAGCCAGTGGCGCCAGCGGGAGGAGGGGAGCGCGAGTGAGCCAGTGCTCACCCGCGCTGGTCTGTAG
- the rhaT gene encoding L-rhamnose/proton symporter RhaT: protein MNDAISTGILWHLVGAASAACFYAPFKKVKNWSWETMWSVGGIVSWIILPWAISAALLPNFWAYYGSFNASTLLPVFLFGAMWGIGNINYGLTMRYLGMSMGIGIAIGITLIVGTLMTPILNGKFGVLIGTPGGQMTLLGVLVALIGVAIVTRAGQLKERQMGIRAEEFNLKKGLILAVMCGIFSAGMSFAMDAAKPMHEAAAALGVDPMYVALPSYVVIMGGGALINLGFCFVRLAKVPGISLKADLSVMKPLLITNVLLSALGGLMWYFQFFFYAWGHAKIPAQYDYMSWMLHMSFYVLCGGLVGLILKEWSNAGRRPVGVLSIGCIVIIIAANIVGLGMAK, encoded by the coding sequence ATGAATGACGCAATTTCAACGGGCATCCTCTGGCATCTGGTGGGCGCAGCCAGCGCCGCCTGCTTTTATGCCCCCTTTAAAAAGGTCAAAAACTGGTCATGGGAAACCATGTGGTCCGTGGGTGGTATTGTCTCCTGGATAATCCTGCCCTGGGCAATCAGCGCCGCGCTACTGCCCAACTTCTGGGCCTATTACGGCTCCTTTAACGCTTCTACCCTGCTGCCGGTATTCCTGTTTGGCGCCATGTGGGGGATCGGCAATATCAACTACGGCCTTACCATGCGCTATCTCGGTATGTCGATGGGCATCGGTATCGCCATTGGTATTACCCTTATCGTCGGTACGCTGATGACGCCTATCCTGAACGGCAAGTTTGGCGTGCTGATCGGCACCCCAGGTGGCCAGATGACCCTGCTGGGCGTTCTGGTAGCACTGATCGGCGTGGCAATAGTCACCCGCGCAGGCCAGTTGAAAGAGCGCCAGATGGGCATCAGGGCCGAAGAGTTCAACCTGAAGAAGGGGCTGATTCTGGCGGTGATGTGCGGCATCTTCTCTGCCGGTATGTCCTTCGCCATGGATGCGGCCAAACCGATGCACGAAGCCGCAGCGGCGCTGGGTGTTGATCCTATGTATGTCGCACTGCCCAGCTATGTGGTGATTATGGGCGGCGGCGCGCTGATCAACCTGGGTTTCTGCTTCGTGCGCCTGGCAAAAGTGCCAGGAATCTCCCTGAAGGCGGATCTGTCGGTGATGAAGCCTCTGCTGATTACCAACGTCCTGCTTTCCGCACTGGGCGGCCTGATGTGGTACTTCCAGTTTTTCTTCTACGCCTGGGGACACGCCAAAATCCCGGCCCAGTATGACTACATGAGCTGGATGCTGCATATGAGCTTCTACGTACTGTGCGGCGGCCTGGTGGGGCTGATCCTGAAAGAGTGGAGCAACGCAGGACGTCGCCCGGTAGGGGTTCTGAGCATTGGATGTATCGTGATTATCATTGCCGCCAACATCGTTGGCCTGGGCATGGCGAAATAA
- the mtlR gene encoding mannitol operon repressor MtlR, translated as MQAEMEETQVFENRVLEHLNAGNSVRSLLIAAVEMLTEAVDMLVLQVFRKDDYAVKYAVEPLLDGNGPLGNMSVRLKLIYGLGVISRADYEDCELLMALREELNHDGTEYTFIDDEILGPFGELHCVSALPPAPPPGDDPELATMQKLRYQQIVRSTMVLSLTELIARIGLKKAFSK; from the coding sequence ATGCAGGCTGAAATGGAAGAAACCCAGGTCTTTGAAAACCGCGTGCTGGAGCATCTTAATGCCGGCAACAGCGTCAGGAGCCTGCTGATTGCCGCTGTAGAAATGCTGACCGAAGCGGTCGACATGCTGGTACTCCAGGTATTCCGGAAAGATGATTATGCGGTGAAATATGCCGTTGAACCGCTGCTCGACGGCAACGGTCCGCTGGGCAACATGTCGGTGCGCCTGAAGCTTATTTACGGGCTTGGCGTCATTAGCCGTGCCGACTATGAGGATTGCGAATTGCTGATGGCGCTACGTGAAGAGCTGAATCACGACGGCACCGAATACACCTTCATCGATGACGAAATCCTGGGTCCTTTCGGCGAGCTGCACTGCGTGTCGGCGCTACCTCCAGCGCCGCCGCCAGGCGATGATCCCGAACTGGCTACCATGCAAAAGCTGCGCTATCAGCAGATCGTGCGTTCCACGATGGTGCTTTCCCTCACTGAGCTGATCGCCCGGATCGGCTTAAAAAAAGCGTTCAGTAAGTAA
- the sodA gene encoding superoxide dismutase [Mn]: MSYTLPSLPYAYDALEPHFDKQTMEIHHSKHHQTYVNNANAALESLPELAALPVEELITRLDQVPADKKTALRNNAGGHANHSLFWKGLKTGTTLQGDLKAAIERDFGSVEKFQEEFEKAAATRFGSGWAWLVLKGDKLAVVSTANQDSPLMGEAISGASGYPILGLDVWEHAYYLKFQNRRPDYIKAFWNVVNWDEAAARFAAKK, from the coding sequence ATGAGCTATACACTGCCATCCCTGCCGTACGCCTACGACGCGCTGGAGCCGCACTTTGACAAGCAGACGATGGAAATTCATCACAGCAAACACCATCAGACCTATGTAAACAATGCCAACGCTGCGTTGGAAAGCCTGCCGGAACTGGCTGCTCTGCCGGTAGAAGAACTGATTACCCGTCTGGATCAGGTTCCGGCCGATAAGAAAACCGCGCTGCGTAACAACGCAGGCGGCCACGCTAACCACAGCCTGTTCTGGAAAGGTCTGAAAACAGGCACCACCCTGCAGGGCGACCTGAAAGCCGCCATTGAGCGCGATTTCGGTAGCGTTGAGAAATTCCAGGAAGAGTTCGAGAAAGCGGCTGCAACCCGCTTCGGCTCCGGCTGGGCATGGCTGGTGCTGAAAGGCGACAAGCTGGCTGTAGTTTCTACCGCAAACCAGGACAGTCCGCTGATGGGTGAAGCTATCTCTGGCGCTTCCGGCTACCCGATCCTGGGTCTGGACGTGTGGGAGCACGCTTACTACCTGAAATTCCAGAACCGCCGCCCGGACTATATCAAAGCATTCTGGAACGTGGTGAACTGGGACGAAGCTGCAGCGCGTTTCGCCGCTAAAAAATAA